Below is a genomic region from Triticum dicoccoides isolate Atlit2015 ecotype Zavitan chromosome 5A, WEW_v2.0, whole genome shotgun sequence.
CACCAAGTATAATGTACTTGTGTGTTATTCGTATTCATGTGAGAAACCAAGAGGCAGATCTTGAAAGCAGAAGAACACGGAAATATAATTCTTTCGGCAGAAAATTTATATACTCAACGAATATTTCTTTCAGCACATCATGCTTCTATGCTTATTCTTGCAGCCATGGCTTCATGATACCACAGGTGCACCGAGTATTTGAGAAGTACATCCAAAGCGAtgctttgatttttttttaatcACCAACAGAAAAAGGAGACAAAGGTGTAAATTATTTGGTGAAACAGGGCACGCCGGTGCGTGCTTGCACTAAAAGTGCAAACTATACAGATGAAGCAGGAAAACATTGGAAAAAATAACAGTAGTAAATTAAACAAACCTCCACCAAACAAATCTAAAGGAAATTAAACAGGTTATGTACAGAAAATGAGCATGATCTACCTTCTCTCTCTTCAGCCTCTTGTTCTCCTCTTCCAGACAAGACAATTTGCATTCGAGCTCGTTTGTGTAGGCCTAAATTTCATACAAAAAAGTTCCCAAAGTTAAAaattagttttgatacaaagaaatATACCCAGTGCTGCCGTGAATTAAGATAAACCCAGAACAGAAGTAATCATACAATGAGTAAATTAGGGGTTATGTAGGTGCAAAATAGACAAGCTAACATATTATGGTGTAGTAAGATAAATCCAGAACAGAAGTAGTCCTTCAATGAGTAAAATAGGGGGGTTATGTAGGTGCAAAATAGGCAAACTAACCTATTATAGTGTGTTCTAATCTAAAGAGGGGATGTTAGTTCTGTTCTTGTGCAGAGTAACCAAATAAAGGTCTTTCTTACAAAAAAATTAGCTTTTGGGAGTTGTGCTAATTAGAGATTGCTTGCTAGGCTCCTTGCTAACTGGATCCTACATGAGAGCTAATTCACTTTTTCCTCTATTAGTATGTTTCTAAATCTCATAGAAGCTTTTGTATCATTCTAAAGTGCTAAACAAGTTCTATAGTCATGACTTGAATCGTAAAGAGTCAGAAAAATAAACCTGTTTCCTAGCTCTTGAACGTGCAGCCGATTCTCGGTTCTTGATCATCCTCTTCTGCCTCCGATCAGCAACCTTGTATACCACATCCTGGGAAGACATTCTCTTACGACTAGGACTTTGAAGATCAGAAAGTTCTAGAGATGACGAAATACTCATTTGACGATCTGGGTAGATGGAATCCATTGTCGAAGGGATTGCAACACTCAACGGTTGCGCAATCGACTGACGTACAATATACGCATCAATTGCACTTGTTCCCTGTGGGAAATCCTGCACTCTGGTCATCAAATGAGCACTTTCTCCAGTTCCTACAAGATCAATTAACTCCTCGGCATCCTTCTGATACTGCCCAGTAACAATGCCAGCCCTTTGCAAGAACTCCTCAAGTGTTATCTCCCCAAACGACATCTGTGCATCACAACCTGAACTCCTTTTCTCATCATCACTACTCTCCTCTTCCTGCTGGATGTCTCTCCAAATTTCATCCACTGTCTTCTTGCTCAATGGTAGGGGCACAGTAATGCTGCTGCCCTGACGTTCCAAACCAAAAGCTGACGTGCTTTGACTGCCTGAATTCCCAGCGCCATTTGGTAATGGAAGGTTCTTCTCATCTGGAAGCACACTCCTCACAAAGTCATCAAGGTTCATACTAAGAAGTGGCGCACCAAGGTGGCTTTCAACCTCACTGAGGGTGAGGTTATAGAGAGAGCCTTCCCTGACTAGTGTCTGAATTTGGGCCCTGTTCCGCTTCTTGCCTGTGATGGCGGTGCCACCGCCTTCAGAGCTCATTTTGCCTGTTTTATGTTTGACCAATGACACTATTGATGATCAGTCGTTGATAGCATGAAACAGTAAGCTTTCTGATTTTGGTAATCCTTGTGCAAAAAATATTCAGATTTTGATTAATTCAAGCAGGCAATCTTACTGCAATATGGAAAGATTTAATTAAGATCCAATATACATATGATAGAGCAAGCTCAGAAAAATTATCAGTTAGTGAAGAATGTAGTTCAACGTGCACTATCATATGTATTTTGTCCAACTTCGAATTCCAACAAATAAAAGATAAAGGGCAACCCGTCCAAAAAATTGTACACTGATGGTTGTGACTGCTGACTAGACACTAAACTCAAAACTGAAACCAAACCCAAAAGGCAGGTGCAACCTTATCCTAACCCACTGACTTGAAGAAGGAAAAAATGAACCAAACAACAGGAAAGGTACAAATAACATATATGATCCTATACGAGAAAAGAATAGCATAATCATTATGAAATACTGCAAATACACTTCCTAGGGAAAATTCATATGGCACCAGTGAGGCAGTGCCACAAAATCTCAGGTGGGACCATTCTTCATATACTGTGCTGCGCGAATAACTTTGTACATAGATCATGGGATTAAAGTATGGACATGCAAATGGTCAGAAAGCCAATTTGTGTGCCGCACCTAAAAATTGTATGCTATTTTACTCTCTCACTCTTTTTTTTTGTACAACACACAAATGAACATGTTTTTCGGAGAAAAACTGTTGTTCATACTTCATGGAATGTACACATGAGTTCTTTTTCAAATGTCGaacatcattttgaagcatcaatgaaACTACTTCCATAGATTGGAGACAAAAACCTCTGCGCCCAAGTCATAAACTGAGTACTGGACTAACATTTGGCAGATTATCACCAGGGGGTAAAGTTAAAGAAAATGAAAGGCCCATAGATTATGGCTGTAGGCAAAAAATTAACACATCCTCTAAAATTATAGAGTTTCAAGCAGTAGAAAAGAAAGCACGCCTGCTGACAcgaacttcctccgttccaaaatagatgactcaactttgtactaactttgtacaaagttgagtcatctattttgaaacggagggagtagaaagtaATACGGCAGCAAAAGGAATAAAATTATCAGCCAAATATACATCTACCGGAGACCCAAAACTCTAAAGTCTGAACCAGAAAGGCACAATCATATATACTAGTAGAACCTAAAGAAACGGATATACAGATCATGGCAATTCTAAATTAAATTAGTGGAGCACCAGTCTATCTCATCGCAGCCCGCAATTGCTCAAAAGCGGACCGCATAAAACGCCCGAAACCCCCAAACAAGCAAGAAATCGGCGAATTCCGCTTCATTCCCAGGACGAAATGAAACCTACGCTAATAGCACGTCACTGGATTCCGAGTAAAATGTGCTAACTGATCCAATTCCAATCCAACGAAGCACGCCATGATGGATCAGCGGAACAAATTGGCCCGGGTGCGGGGAAAGACAACAGAGCTGATTAGGATCAGATACTAACTTGGAGAAGCAGCGCGATGCCTGCAGGGAGAGGATAATCTGCTGCTCGGTGCGCGATAACTCCGAGGTATCGAGAGTGGAATCTTGCTCCGCGCGCACAGAGatgagaaaagagagagagaaagggaaagcACCGGAGAATATATTTCTCGCGTGAAGACGAAGACGACGACAGGTAGAGAGTGATGGCGGGCCCTAAGACGTGGACGTGTGTTACTTGGGCCCAAGGTGTGCTTTGTTTGGGCTGGATCTAACCAATCCGGTAATTATCCAGAAACCCAGAGCCCAAAAGAATGTCGGTCCGTTTGACGTGCAGGCTTATGTTTCTAAGTCGACTCAGAAAAAAAATTAGGCATGGTCCACTGCATCTTCTTTTTCTTTCTCCTCCGTGTAGCCACCGGTCCCCCCATCGCTTGATGGGGCATGAATCTTCCATCTTCTCATCTCCTTTTTCATCTGGTGACCTCGTCCGGCGAGTCGCATTCCCACCACTGCATTTCCACTCTCAGGATCGTTGGCATACAATGCTAGAAGCCACCGTGAGACTGGGCCAGGGGAGGGAGTTGCGAAGCCGGTTCCTCCCTCCCATGTCTACTCTGCGAGGGGAGGTGGCGTTGTTGTAAGCCTGTTCCTTCTTGTTATTTGTTTATTTTTGGTTTTGCATGACATCAATATCCGCGGAGGTCAAAATACGTTGTCggtttaacatgatttttttgggCAACAAGGAGTGTTGTAAGTTTTAGGAGAGATCGAGACGAGCCGCGAGGAGCccaggggtggccgcgccccctcGTCCGTGTGGGGCTCACAAACACCGCCTTGACCTGATTCCACTGTCATAAttccctataaatactgaaaccatcCGTTGTGCCCCTAAAAGAATTTttatcgccgccgcaagcctctattccAAAGAGATAGCATTTAGAGCCCTGTTACGGAGCTCTACGGGAGGAGGAAGCCATTCCCGAAGCcatcttgatcaaccttgttgcCTCCATGACCATGTGTAAGTAGTTCCTTTAGGACCCACGGGTCCATAGTAGTAGTTAGATggttctctctttctcttttggaTCTTCAATGTCATGTTATCGTTCTTGATCAAGATCAACTGGATATAATCAATGGTGTGTTTGTTGGAAAATGATGAATTCTcactttatgatcagattgttcacTTAATTCAATTGAATCTATTTGGACTTTATGCCACATAATTAAATAGTTTTGTAATGCTCTCCGATCTATCTATGTTCTTTGGCCAAGTTCGATTGATTTTTATTCAGTGGGAgtagtgctttgtagtgggtttaatCTTGCATTGCTCTAACCCAGTGACAATAAGGGCTAGAACATTTATTGTATTTTTTCGTTTGCGAGAAAATTTCCAATCTATTCATATTCAATCATGGCAATACAATGAACGCCAATAATAATACTTATTACATCCAGAtcaatagaccacctagcgacgactacaagcactgaagcgagccaaagGCGTGCCACCGTCACCGCCCCTCCCTCGCTGGAGTCGggaaaaacttgttgtagtagacaatcaGGAAGTCctcgtgctaagaccccataggaccagTGACGGGGTAGGGGACCCGGAGTGCCTAACGTAAAGGAGACCGGCCTCGACCTTGACCAGGGCCCACCAGGcccagagagaatcatggaaccctAGGAAGGAGAGGGCGGTGAACGTGTACCCCAAGGCAGAAGGCGGCGGCCATATCGATCTGATCTCTTCTCCGTGTACACCCTAGACCTCTCATGTCTATATAAAGGGAGGTCTAGGGTCCTCATTAGGGATCCAATGTGGAACTCAACTCTCGGTAGACATCCCAAACACCATTGTAATCCTCTGCATGAGGTATCCCCTCACCATGAATACCAAGacaaagcatgacgtagggtattactcctcagaggcccgaacctggataaattgtGTGTGCAAATTCTATTGCGGTACTTCCAGTCTCGTCATGAACCCTACCGAGGGATCTGACATGAATTCGCTTCGTCAGTTGGCGCGCCAGGCACAGGTGACGTTGAACGGAGAACGAACCCGGCTCAGAGAATCACTAGAGGCCAACGATCTCTCGCCACGCCATCGCCTCACCCTCATGTTTTGCTCTTTCGAGCTAATCGCTGATAGATCAGGGAAATTCTTGACATCTTGCCTTCACGCCACATCAAAAGCATGTATAACAGGCATGGGAAGGACCAAGAGGTCTACGACCGCCCCGGTCACCCCGCATGAACATGCATCGTATGACCTCCACGACGCTATGAAGCCTCTTGCGAGACCTCCGTAAACATGATATTCACAACGGCTGACACACGGCGGAATCAGAAGCTCGCCAGACGCGCGATCTACACAACGGAGGAGGTAGCCAGTGAATAACTGGCATGGTCCCAAGAGACAATTACCTTCCACACAGGGGACCACCCCGAAGACGTCGTGCAGCCAGGAAAGCACACCCTGGTACTGGACCCTGTCGTGGGGGCTAATGCCTCTCATGCGTCCTGATGAACGGAGGCAGCGGCCTCAACATTATCTTCACTGATACCCTAGAAAAGATGAAGATCTCCCTCTTAGGACTACATAGCTCGGGCGTGGGCTTCCAATGGGTAGTGTTGGCCGACCGACGACGATGGTGGTGGGAGGAAAAGGAACCCTAGACTTTTCTTAGGGGAGGTGATCTTATAAACACGTACTGTATTATTGCCGCCAAGGATAAagggatggggttttatcatattgattGAATTCTtcatgtctacattatgtcatctttcttattgcGATACTCTACTTCTTGCAAACTTAATACCttgagatgcatgttggatagcggttttggggtggagtattagtagtagatgcagttggactaatggtctacttatcacggacataATGCCTATATGATattatgccatgaatgatcatagtcataAATATTGCAATCTTTTCAATTGCCCAACTGTAATTTGTTTACCATGCCATTCGCTTGTTTTCggaagagatgccactagtgaacctatggcccctgggcctATTCTTTATTGATACATTCTTATACAAAATTTCCTCTTTTATTTGTCTTTTCACTTTACCACCATCTATATCTATTTGCTTTTATTCTTGTAACTAGCAAGACAAGGGCTTGACAACCCTCTCACCACACTGGGTGCAAAATTTTTATTttgtttgtgtgcatgtgttgcTTATATTGTTAGCTTAGGAGCTCCTTTTGgtttgataaaccttggttcttaaccaaGGGATGACTTTGTTGTTATctacttcacccttcctctttggagaaaccCAACGACTCCAGCGGGAGTAGCAGTCATTGATTGCTGGAACCGGCAACAACCAAAGCTGCAACAGGCGAGTGAGAAAGCTACCACCATCAAGAGGCAAAAGTTGGGGACCTCCCACTGCATAGCCAAGGGAAGCCGCAACCGTTGATGGAAAAGGTTTCAACCAAAGGAAAAAATATTCAACCGATGGCGAGGGAAGCCCGGACCAGGCCACTCCATAACCACGAAgctgtgaaagtgctagttatcgactagagggggtgaataggcgatttttatggaagtcttcaaaacacgagggctttgaagacaaacagtagaaatggacctattgatatgtagcggaaggtagactacactagacagaccATAGTcatgtaagcaatgaagtgaaagttcgaagactatcagcaactaggtagtatggatcgggatggaagatagtatgaagcaaaacagtaaatagtcttcactcagtgaagtcaatcagatcatacaggAAAGCAGTgatttcacgaagacaaactataaagtaaagggaggtgaaggatagaaccagtagcttggtgaagacaaggatttggtagaccagttccagttgctgtgacaactgcacgtctggttagggaggccgagatttaactcagaagaccgcgtcttcacctcattccccttgatctaaggacacacagtcctcacccaatcactctggtaagtcttcaaggtagacttccaaaccatcacagacttcgttcaccggcaatctacaatgactcttggatgcttagaacgtgacgcctaaccggctggaggattcacagtcctcaagtgtaacaagtcttcagatcacgcggacagaaagacttcagtgatgcctaacactcttcagctttgggtgttttgggctttgtactTGCAagaatctctctctcaaatgcttcggaggtgggttgctctcaaatgataaaagccgtgcactaactctgagcagccaccaatttatggtgtagggggtgggctatttatagccaggagacaacccgacctgatttgtccgaaatggccctgggtcactaaggaactgacacgtgtccaacggtcagatttcaaacacacgcggcagcttgacttgggatacaagtaaagctgactcatccaactctggataagatttgctctcgctgtcttcgctcgaagacataggatttggttgagcatcacttcagtcactctgactttgttcacttggaccccacttaacagtatggtggttcctatgactcaacaaagaagaaaaggaaactacgaaacaactatgtcttcgcactccatagtcttcacatgaatgtcttctcatgtcataatcttcactgtgaatatcttcagagaccaccattgtcttcaatatcttcacacatttttaggggtcatctctggtaggtaaaccaaatcaatatgggactactacctgtgttatcctgcaattctcatgaacacattagtccctcaaccaagtttgtcgtgaatactccaaaaccaactaagggtggcactagatgcacttacaagctgCAACCTAAGATAAAAAACCTTCAACTAGCGCAGCGAGTTGACGATGCTGCAAGCGGTGATGCCGGAGCTGTGGCTGAAGGCACAGTGGTGATGCGACTAGCTAGAGCGCTACTATGACGACAACCACCACCTGTTGATGCAATCGACAGCTGCTACGATGTCAATGCTTCAACCAGTGACAACGTTGCTACAAGGGCATGTCTGGAATCAGCGAGGATGGGGTGCTGTGAGGGCGGCGATTGGAACCCTGAAGGATCCTGGCTCCCCCTGGGGGTTCCCTATGGGCCCCACACGATTGTGTGGTAAGGACGCGTGCCCCCCTATGGCTCCTCTCCACCGCCTCTCGATGTCTACACTTTATATTTGCCTAAAAACCATGATTTTCTAGGGAGGATAACTTTTCTACCGCCTTACCTCTCTTTTCAGAAGCAATCCAATCTGGAGGCCTTTTCGGTACtctatcggagggggaaatcatctcggTGGCCATCTACATTTAACCATTCCACCAACATGATCACTTGTGAGTGTTTTCAGTTGGACTATGGatccatagtagtagctagatggatttctcTCCCTTATTGCTCAATACAAAGATGACATGAGCTACTATACATGATTATCAATATGATACTCTCTATGTATTTGTTGTGGTGCaatgaattgtcactttatgatCAAATCTGTCCATGAATTCTTTTGAGATTGATTTGGTTTCTTTGTTGCACATATATTGTACATATATGCTCTTCGATCTATTTGTTTTTCTTTGGCAAAGTTTGATGGATGATATTCAAGAGAGAGTGGTGTATGTTGGTTGGGTTCACTTAGTAATCTACCACAGTGACAAAAAGTGAAAAGGGCTTTTATTATATTGTttccactaaggataaaaagatgattgTGTAGCTGTCCTCTAAGTGCAGAGTGACAACAATATATCATCAACATCACGTCATTATACTTAATACAATTCTCTATTCTTtacttaatactttgagatgcatgctaATAGCAATCTTAGGGTGGAGTACTAGTTGCAGATCTAGTTGGATTAACGATATATGGATgtccggacgtgatgcctatatgtgattatgccatacataaccatactcatAAAAACTGTAATTTAATCGATGCACAACTGTGATTTTTATACCACACCTTGTCGTTTactttaagagaagccactagtgaacacATGGATTCCAGTCCATCTTTTCCCATTGCATACAACCTCAATCTCCTCGTTTTACTGCCTCTGCAATCTGAATTGTATTTTAATTTTCCTTGCAACCACAATATTCTGAACACACTTCGTTTAATCCTTGTAAATAGCAAGGCTTACAAGGCTATTAAGACTGACAATCTTAGTAGTTCCATTTTGGGCCAAGGTAAGTTTTGTATTTgtgtcactactggaatcaggatctttgccgtcagctagctgacggcaaagaacgtctttgccatcaTCTTACAGAAAACTGACGGCAAAGAATAAGCTGATGACAAAGACCATGTTTGCTGTCAGCCtgctctttgccgtctactagctGACGGCATGGAAACTTTGTCTtctgctagcagacagcaaagagggTGGGTGGCCCACTAACGAGAACGACCTAACGGCTACTTTCTTTGTTgtttgctagcagacgacaaataaAATGGCCAACCTAAAGGTCGTTTCCCCCGGCCCCACCCCACTagctaggctctttgccgtctgcgcaGACGGCAATGATCTATGACCTAACTAAAAAGCGGCCAGCGCCCacgccccacccctctctctccccctctctctcccctcacctcACCCGCGCTGCCGCCCCTGTGCCCAAGCCGCCCCCACCCCCGACCCCCACCGCCCCTGACCCCANNNNNNNNNNNNNNNNNNNNNNNNNNNNNNNNNNNNNNNNNNNNNNNNNNNNNNNNNNNNNNNNNNNNNNNNNNNNNNNNNNNNNNNNNNNNNNNNNNNNNNNNNNNNNNNNNNNNNNNNNNNNNNNNNNNNNNNNNNNNNNNNNNNNNNNNNNNNNNNNNNNNNNNNNNNNNNNNNNNNNNNNNNNNNNNNNNNNNNNNNNNNNNNNNNNNNNNNNNNNNNNNNNNNNNNNNNNNNNNNNNNNNNNNNNNNNNNNNNNNNNNNNNNNNNNNNNNNNNNNNNNNNNNNNNNNNNNNNNNNNNNNNNNNNNNNNNNNNNNNNNNNNNNNNNNNNNNNNNNNNNNNNNNNNNNNNNNNNNNNNNNNNNNNNNNNNNNNNNNNNNNNNNNNNNNNNNNNNNNNNNNNNNNNNNNNNNNNNNNNNNNNNNNNNNNNNNNNNNNNNNNNNNNNNNNNNNNNNNNNNNNNNNNNNNNNNNNNNNNNNNNNNNNNNNNNNNNNNNNNNNNNNNNNNNNNNNNNNNNNNNNNNNNNNNNNNNNNNNNNNNNNNNNNNNNNNNNNNNNNNNNNNNNNNNNNNNNNNNNGGCGCCGCTCCGTCTAGCCGCCCCCGATGAGgtttttcactttttttctttcttttttcttgctGTTTTTTGATTTATGTTGTACTATTAGTAATTTAGGTTAATTGATTTAGTTGTTTTTTAGGTTAGTAGATTTTAGGTTATTAGTACATTTTGTGagatgaaaaaaataagaaaaagtagaagtggagaggaaaaaggaaaataaagaagaaaaggaagtcaAGAGCAAGAAGAAAAATAAGgataggaaaaaggaaaataaagaagaagaagagaatagaagaagaagaagaagaagccatgaccggcaccccgacaccctgaccctgacccgacaccccgaccccctgacTCCGACAccgcgaccccgacacgacaccccgacaccgCGACCCCGACACGGTGATGTCGCTTGAAGGTACGTCGgttttttcccaaagaggaagggatgatgcagcacaacggcggtaggtatttccctcagaaatgaaaccaaggttatcgaaccagtaggagaaccaagcaacacaacgtaaacagcccctgtacacaaataacaacacctcgcaacccgacgtgttaaaggggttatcaatccctttcgggtaacggttggtgtgtggacgggagaaagttgtaaatattgatataccgaatgccaaataaaataaattgcagcaaggtatttttgtatttttggtttaatagatctgaaaataaaaggcaaataaaatagatcgcgaaggcaaatatatgagaaataagacccgggggctgtaggtttcactagtggcttctctcgagaaaaatagcaaagcggtgggtggacaaattactattgggaaattgatagaacctcaaataattatgacgatatccaggcaatgatcattacataggcatcacgtccaagattagtagaccgactcctgcctgcatctactactattactccacacatcaaccactatctagcatgcatctagtgtattaagttcatggaaaaacagagtaatgcaataagaacgatgacatgatgtagacaagatccatttatctatatggcggtagatatagatctcgtctttttatccttagtagcaacgatacatacgtgtcggttccctttctgtcactgggatcgagcaccgtaagatcgaacccactatcgggcacctcttcccattgcaagataaatagatcaagttggccaaacaaaacccaaatatcggagaagaaatacgaggctataagagatcatgcataaaagagatcaaaggaactcaaatactttcatggatataaaaagatagatctgatcataaactcaaagttcaccgatcccaacaaacacaccacaaaagagttatatcatatggatctccaaaagaccattgtattgagaatcaagagagagagagatgaagccatctagctactaactacggacccaaaggtctacaaagaactactcacgcatcatcggagaggcaccaatggaagtggtgaacccctccgtgatggtgtctagattggatctggtggttctggactctgcggtggctggatgaatatttcgtccactcccctagggtttctggaatattgtggtatttatagagcaaagaggtggcctggggggcacctgaggtgggcagaacccaccagggcgcgcctgggcctcctggcgcgccatgGTGGGTTTTCCCCTCCCCGGGACTACCCTCGGGTGCAACCAGGGCCTAATATCTTccatctggtccataaaaaatctccataaagtttcgtggcatttggactccgtttgatattggtttttcatgatgtaaaaaacatgggaaaaaacagcaactggcacttggcactgtgtcaataggttagtaccaaaaatgatataaaatgattataaaacatccaagattgataataaaacagcatggaacaatcaaaaattatagatacgttggagacgtatcacacggcaCCCCCAACCCCgacacagcaccccgaccccgacacgacaccccaacACCCCGACATGGcatccccgaccccgacacgacaccccgacccccgacacctcccgaaaaaggtgctcttcggccttccagaggccgacggggccatatatttgtgaattatgagttaggtcatatattttttgattttgttataaAAACATCATATTTGTGTTGAACAGGTGGTTTTAAATGTGAAGTTGTTTCGTCGCTGCGAGGgtctggtgt
It encodes:
- the LOC119300892 gene encoding ABSCISIC ACID-INSENSITIVE 5-like protein 2, producing MSSEGGGTAITGKKRNRAQIQTLVREGSLYNLTLSEVESHLGAPLLSMNLDDFVRSVLPDEKNLPLPNGAGNSGSQSTSAFGLERQGSSITVPLPLSKKTVDEIWRDIQQEEESSDDEKRSSGCDAQMSFGEITLEEFLQRAGIVTGQYQKDAEELIDLVGTGESAHLMTRVQDFPQGTSAIDAYIVRQSIAQPLSVAIPSTMDSIYPDRQMSISSSLELSDLQSPSRKRMSSQDVVYKVADRRQKRMIKNRESAARSRARKQAYTNELECKLSCLEEENKRLKREKELDMLLKSAPPPEPKRHLRRTRSTSF